Proteins co-encoded in one Cytophaga hutchinsonii ATCC 33406 genomic window:
- a CDS encoding PorP/SprF family type IX secretion system membrane protein, producing MFSTISLRIIKTTALLLLFSISKTAFSQDIQFSQFYANPMFHNPAFAGSIHATRGMVQTRLQWLGLDANYKTYYAAGDTYLSKYKSGLGFQIVRDIQGSSIYSSTQFSFLYSYEVPVTKTFTVRFGLQASGVQRTLNYSGLRFPNQFNDAAQDVFVGGGNYQTGNENQLYADFSAGTVIYSDRLWGGFSVQHLNTPVQSFAGATKDNLDMTYQLIGGYKIPLSQRKYLAYTEDKTEISITPTFHYKSQGKADQLDIGLYGVYSQLMAGFWYRGIPIKHYAAQVNNRESVVFLVGWMYKNWCASYSYDLTISKLTAAGPGGSHEFNVTYIHKPVKKHKPMRRLPCPSFYKH from the coding sequence ATGTTTAGTACAATTAGCCTACGTATTATTAAAACAACAGCACTTTTACTGCTTTTCAGTATAAGTAAAACTGCTTTTTCCCAAGATATACAGTTTTCTCAATTCTACGCTAATCCAATGTTTCATAATCCTGCATTTGCCGGCAGTATTCATGCTACAAGAGGGATGGTGCAAACAAGATTGCAATGGTTGGGTTTAGATGCGAATTATAAAACATATTATGCAGCGGGTGATACATACCTATCTAAATACAAAAGTGGTCTGGGCTTTCAGATAGTACGGGATATTCAGGGTTCAAGCATTTATTCATCTACACAATTTTCATTTCTTTATTCATATGAAGTCCCTGTTACCAAAACGTTTACCGTTCGTTTCGGCTTACAGGCTTCAGGTGTTCAGCGTACATTAAATTACTCCGGTTTAAGATTCCCTAATCAGTTTAACGACGCAGCGCAGGATGTATTTGTAGGCGGCGGAAATTATCAGACAGGAAATGAAAATCAATTATATGCAGATTTCTCAGCGGGTACTGTTATCTATTCAGACCGCTTGTGGGGCGGCTTTTCAGTACAGCATTTAAATACCCCTGTACAATCTTTTGCGGGTGCTACTAAAGATAATTTAGATATGACCTATCAATTGATCGGTGGATATAAAATTCCGTTGTCTCAACGGAAATATTTAGCCTATACAGAAGATAAAACAGAAATAAGCATTACACCAACTTTTCATTATAAATCTCAAGGTAAAGCAGATCAATTAGATATTGGTTTGTATGGTGTTTATAGTCAATTGATGGCAGGTTTCTGGTACAGAGGTATTCCGATCAAGCATTATGCTGCACAGGTAAATAACAGAGAATCGGTTGTGTTTTTAGTAGGCTGGATGTATAAAAACTGGTGTGCAAGTTATAGCTATGATTTAACCATTTCAAAGTTAACAGCTGCGGGGCCGGGTGGCTCGCATGAATTTAATGTGACATACATTCATAAGCCAGTAAAGAAGCACAAGCCAATGAGACGTTTACCTTGTCCTAGTTTCTATAAACATTAA
- a CDS encoding OmpA family protein, with product MYKCLIISILTWFSCIVSVYAQAIPKEARNYLEEGKIYYDGANYLKALDSYLGAYKFVPNDPGVNYSIALCYIQTYSYDKALTYLIPAKKAGIKDPLLDYYMGLAYHANSNIDEALKSLTAFQSTLRSSDKELTAQTAKYITYCNNAKTLMLTPVKMTITNLGASVNSAYPDYNPAISVDESTIIYTSRRPNSTGGLISEMDGHYFEDIYMSNKQTNNSWGTSIQIDQTINTTSHDACVGLSSEGQTMIVYKDDGGGDLYYSNLSGQNWSKPISFGKAINTDGWEACGNFSPDGNYLFFVSNKKGGFGGTDIYYAVKNAAGVWGAPVNMGPEINTKEDEFSPYLHADGKTFYFSSQAHTSMGGFDIFQSTIDLSMQPIAVKSKPENLGYPINTVGDEIYFVWSADNKRAYFSSAREGGLGDKDLYLLERPVAKAALVLLKGTISDCKTKEFIQASITVTDIESGKLIGKYVSNSSTGKYIVTLPAGKNYSITVEAKGYLFHSKNINIPKLEEFKEIDDVICLDKIDIGTTIVLNNVFFDVNKSTLRKESETELDKLFDILSKNPKIKIEVAGHTDSDGDTQANLTLSDARAHTVKDYLIGKGISADRIIYVGHGEGKPVVPNDTPENKQLNRRTEIKILEN from the coding sequence ATGTATAAGTGCTTAATTATTTCAATTCTCACATGGTTTTCATGTATCGTTTCTGTTTATGCGCAAGCAATACCAAAAGAAGCGAGAAATTATCTGGAAGAAGGAAAGATCTATTATGATGGAGCGAATTATTTAAAAGCCCTGGATAGTTATCTGGGTGCTTATAAATTTGTGCCGAATGATCCCGGAGTGAATTATTCCATTGCCTTATGTTATATTCAAACCTATAGTTACGATAAAGCATTAACGTATTTGATTCCTGCAAAAAAAGCAGGGATAAAAGATCCCTTGTTAGATTATTATATGGGGCTTGCCTATCATGCCAACAGTAATATTGATGAGGCGTTAAAGAGCTTGACAGCTTTTCAGTCTACACTGCGTTCTTCTGACAAAGAACTCACTGCTCAAACAGCAAAATATATAACGTATTGTAATAATGCGAAGACATTGATGCTGACTCCGGTAAAGATGACAATCACAAACCTGGGTGCATCTGTAAACTCTGCTTATCCGGATTATAACCCGGCAATCAGTGTAGATGAATCAACCATTATTTATACATCCAGAAGGCCAAACTCTACCGGTGGACTTATATCGGAAATGGACGGACATTATTTTGAAGATATTTACATGTCGAATAAACAGACAAACAATTCCTGGGGAACAAGTATTCAGATTGATCAGACAATCAACACAACAAGCCACGACGCCTGTGTAGGACTGTCTTCAGAAGGTCAAACAATGATTGTATATAAGGACGACGGCGGCGGTGATTTATATTACAGTAATTTATCCGGACAAAACTGGAGCAAGCCCATTTCTTTTGGTAAGGCAATAAACACCGACGGATGGGAAGCATGCGGAAACTTTTCTCCGGATGGAAATTATCTGTTTTTTGTTTCAAATAAAAAAGGCGGATTCGGTGGTACAGATATTTATTATGCTGTTAAAAATGCTGCAGGCGTGTGGGGCGCACCGGTAAATATGGGGCCTGAAATCAATACAAAGGAAGATGAATTTTCGCCGTATTTGCATGCAGATGGAAAAACATTTTACTTTAGTTCGCAGGCGCACACATCAATGGGTGGATTTGATATTTTTCAATCAACCATTGATTTATCTATGCAACCTATTGCAGTGAAATCGAAACCGGAAAATCTAGGGTATCCGATCAATACGGTTGGTGATGAAATCTATTTTGTGTGGTCTGCAGATAATAAACGTGCGTATTTCTCTTCAGCAAGAGAAGGTGGTTTGGGCGACAAAGATTTATACCTGCTTGAACGGCCAGTTGCTAAAGCGGCGTTGGTATTATTAAAAGGTACAATTTCTGATTGTAAAACAAAAGAATTTATACAGGCAAGTATTACTGTAACAGATATCGAAAGCGGCAAACTGATTGGTAAATATGTATCAAACAGTTCAACCGGTAAATACATTGTAACATTACCCGCAGGTAAAAATTATTCAATAACGGTAGAAGCAAAAGGATATTTATTCCATTCAAAAAATATCAATATTCCTAAACTGGAAGAGTTTAAAGAAATAGATGATGTGATCTGCCTGGATAAAATTGATATTGGTACAACCATTGTTTTAAATAACGTATTCTTTGATGTAAATAAATCTACACTAAGAAAGGAATCAGAAACTGAACTGGATAAATTGTTTGATATATTAAGTAAGAATCCAAAAATTAAAATTGAAGTTGCAGGCCATACCGATAGTGACGGAGATACACAGGCAAACCTGACGCTTTCAGATGCACGGGCGCATACGGTAAAAGATTATTTAATTGGCAAGGGTATCTCGGCTGACCGCATTATTTATGTTGGCCATGGGGAAGGAAAACCGGTGGTGCCAAACGATACGCCGGAAAATAAGCAGTTGAACAGAAGAACGGAGATAAAAATTCTGGAAAATTAA
- a CDS encoding class I SAM-dependent methyltransferase has translation MKEIIRFAIRKIPRKYLQIVSPVAMKAMKLVYRGNAVECPVCNSTFSKMLPYGRIVSRENALCPECLSLERHRLMWLFLKNKTDFFTANIKLLHIAPEHCFIDRFEKLKNINYITADIESPLAKVKMDVHDIPFEANTFDVVFCNHVLEHVDNDIRAMEEMLRVLKPGRWAILQSPIDPARAETFEDPTITDPAERERVHGQDDHMRTYGLDYGNRIKRSGFLVTESMYVKELPAELVKRYCLPGDEIIYFCEKARQIV, from the coding sequence ATGAAAGAGATTATTCGTTTTGCTATCCGTAAAATTCCGCGTAAGTATTTACAGATTGTAAGTCCGGTTGCCATGAAAGCCATGAAGTTGGTTTACAGAGGAAATGCCGTTGAGTGTCCGGTGTGTAACAGCACATTTTCAAAAATGCTTCCCTATGGAAGAATTGTAAGCAGAGAAAATGCCTTGTGTCCGGAATGCTTATCGTTGGAAAGACATCGGTTGATGTGGTTGTTCTTAAAAAACAAAACAGATTTCTTTACTGCCAACATAAAACTGTTACATATTGCTCCGGAGCATTGTTTTATTGATCGTTTTGAAAAGTTAAAAAACATTAACTATATCACGGCTGATATTGAATCACCTCTGGCAAAAGTAAAAATGGATGTACATGACATTCCATTTGAAGCAAACACATTTGATGTTGTTTTCTGTAACCATGTGCTTGAACATGTTGACAACGATATCAGAGCAATGGAAGAAATGCTGCGGGTATTAAAGCCGGGCCGCTGGGCAATTCTGCAAAGCCCGATTGATCCTGCACGTGCGGAAACATTTGAAGATCCTACCATTACAGATCCGGCAGAAAGAGAACGTGTACATGGCCAGGATGACCACATGCGCACCTATGGCCTTGATTATGGCAATCGCATCAAACGTTCCGGTTTCCTTGTTACAGAAAGCATGTATGTAAAAGAACTTCCGGCTGAACTGGTAAAAAGATATTGCTTGCCTGGGGATGAAATAATTTATTTTTGCGAGAAAGCCCGGCAAATAGTGTAG
- the purB gene encoding adenylosuccinate lyase gives MELQALTAISPIDGRYRNQVASLAPYLSEFGLIHYRVKIEIEYFIALCEKPVPQLKDFDKSIYPALRAIYLEFSLEDAQRIKDIEKVTNHDVKAVEYFIKEKLKKYDLGNYLEFIHFGLTSQDINNTSIPLLLKDVLNNCIYPELSASIKQIEALAKSWETIPMLAKTHGQPASPTRLGKEFMVFVERLINQINLLHQIPYSAKFGGATGNFNAHNVAYPEINWIEFGNDFVNTTLGLSRNQYTTQIEHYDNLAALFDTLKRISTILIDFDRDVWQYVSMNYFKQKVKKDEVGSSAMPHKVNPIDFENSEGNLGVAIALFEHFSTKLPISRLQRDLTDSTVLRNIGVPLGHFLIALKSLQKGLSKLELNVDAINADLEDNWAVIAEAIQTILRRENYPNPYEALKDLTRNGGKITKDTLQGFINGLTVSEEIKVELRKLSPHNYTGIQF, from the coding sequence ATGGAATTACAAGCATTAACAGCTATCAGCCCGATAGACGGCCGATATAGAAACCAAGTTGCTTCATTAGCGCCTTACCTATCTGAATTTGGTTTAATTCACTACAGAGTTAAAATCGAAATAGAATATTTTATCGCATTATGCGAAAAACCTGTGCCGCAATTAAAAGATTTTGACAAATCGATCTATCCTGCCTTGCGTGCCATTTACTTGGAATTCAGCTTAGAAGATGCGCAACGTATCAAAGACATTGAGAAGGTAACAAACCACGATGTTAAAGCCGTTGAATACTTCATAAAAGAAAAATTAAAAAAATACGACTTAGGTAATTACCTTGAGTTTATACACTTCGGTTTAACCTCTCAGGACATCAACAATACTTCTATTCCATTGTTGTTGAAAGACGTGTTAAACAATTGCATCTATCCTGAATTATCTGCTTCCATTAAACAGATTGAAGCGTTGGCAAAAAGCTGGGAAACAATTCCGATGCTGGCAAAAACACACGGACAGCCTGCCTCTCCTACACGTTTGGGAAAAGAGTTTATGGTGTTTGTTGAACGTCTGATCAATCAGATCAATTTATTGCACCAGATTCCGTACAGCGCAAAGTTTGGAGGCGCTACAGGCAATTTCAATGCGCATAACGTTGCTTATCCGGAGATCAACTGGATCGAATTCGGAAATGATTTTGTGAATACAACACTTGGTTTATCGCGCAATCAATATACTACGCAAATTGAACACTACGATAACCTGGCTGCCTTGTTTGATACCCTAAAACGTATCTCAACCATATTGATCGATTTTGACCGCGATGTGTGGCAATATGTTTCGATGAACTACTTTAAACAAAAAGTTAAAAAAGATGAAGTAGGTTCTTCTGCCATGCCGCACAAGGTGAACCCGATTGATTTTGAAAACAGCGAAGGAAATTTAGGTGTGGCTATTGCCCTGTTTGAACATTTCTCTACCAAACTTCCTATTTCAAGATTACAGAGAGATTTAACGGATTCAACGGTGCTGCGTAATATCGGCGTGCCATTGGGCCATTTCTTAATTGCATTAAAATCCCTACAAAAAGGCCTTTCAAAATTAGAATTAAATGTAGATGCAATCAATGCAGATCTTGAAGACAACTGGGCAGTAATTGCTGAAGCAATCCAGACAATTCTTCGCAGAGAGAATTATCCGAATCCGTACGAAGCGTTGAAAGACTTAACACGCAATGGTGGTAAGATCACAAAAGATACCCTGCAGGGATTCATCAATGGACTAACCGTTTCAGAAGAAATCAAAGTGGAACTTCGTAAATTAAGTCCCCATAACTATACAGGTATTCAATTCTAG
- a CDS encoding ferredoxin--NADP reductase, with the protein MSSNNQVLIEEKINETADAVTLVLKQHDSIKNYKSGQFITLLLNIGGEKVRRSYSFSSSPETDSKPSITIKKIQDGKASTYLFNTIKAGDSLEFQQPAGIFTLDKASSESLVFIGAGSGITPLISMIKTALANKKFKKICLIYSNRNEDSVIFKKKLEELKAAYSNFEVIYTYSQPHDTSLPKGRLNQSQFIKIIEHIKDLAVAKTDYFLCGPDGMLEEVKHGLEILQVASSKIHKESFVTTNENDSVFVSVPEHAGDANEVTIMYQGSEYKFTVKPGKTILQSALDEDIDLPYSCMSGLCTACMGKCLSGKVEMGDQDGLSEKEVKNGYVLTCVGRPAVAGTVIEID; encoded by the coding sequence ATGAGTTCGAATAACCAAGTACTTATCGAAGAAAAGATTAACGAAACAGCTGATGCTGTAACGTTGGTTTTAAAACAACATGATTCAATAAAGAATTATAAATCAGGACAGTTTATTACCTTGTTGCTGAATATAGGTGGAGAAAAAGTAAGACGTTCGTATTCTTTTTCCTCTTCCCCGGAAACGGATTCCAAGCCTAGCATTACGATCAAAAAAATACAGGACGGTAAAGCTTCAACGTATTTATTTAATACCATAAAGGCAGGCGACTCATTAGAGTTTCAACAGCCTGCAGGGATTTTTACGCTGGATAAAGCATCGTCAGAAAGCCTTGTTTTTATTGGCGCGGGAAGTGGTATTACACCATTGATCAGCATGATAAAAACGGCTCTGGCAAATAAAAAATTCAAGAAAATCTGTTTGATCTATTCAAACAGAAATGAAGATTCGGTGATCTTTAAAAAGAAACTGGAAGAGTTGAAAGCAGCCTATTCTAATTTCGAAGTTATCTATACCTATAGCCAGCCGCACGATACAAGCTTACCGAAAGGCCGCTTGAACCAAAGTCAGTTTATTAAAATTATTGAACACATAAAAGATCTGGCTGTTGCAAAAACAGACTATTTCTTATGCGGGCCTGATGGCATGCTGGAAGAGGTAAAACATGGTCTGGAAATTTTACAGGTCGCATCTTCAAAGATTCACAAAGAAAGTTTTGTTACGACAAACGAAAACGATTCCGTATTTGTGAGTGTGCCTGAACATGCGGGTGATGCCAATGAAGTAACCATTATGTATCAGGGTAGTGAATATAAATTCACAGTTAAGCCAGGTAAAACAATTTTGCAAAGCGCCCTTGATGAAGACATTGATTTACCATACTCCTGTATGAGTGGTTTGTGTACGGCATGTATGGGTAAGTGTCTTTCAGGTAAAGTGGAAATGGGTGACCAGGATGGCTTGTCTGAAAAAGAAGTTAAGAACGGATACGTATTAACCTGCGTAGGCAGGCCAGCAGTTGCAGGTACTGTAATAGAAATAGACTAA
- a CDS encoding M3 family oligoendopeptidase, with protein sequence MKRTYLPADFKVTTWDALKPYFEELVSRNIASSNELYTWYQDRSEFESAISEDLGWRYIKMTCDTTNEEIKNAFNFFVSELQPAMAPYSNQLDTKALEDPFLKELKDKEGFDIVIKLLEKDKSIYRDENISLFSEIEQTAHEFGTISGAMTVTIDGKEITMQQASDYLLQLDRVKREEAWRRINERRYQEKDTLNNLYTTLIGLRHKVALNAGFKNFRDYMFTAMGRFDYTPADCYAFHDAIKSEVVPILNTLAEERKKALNLDALKPWDLSVNYFGNTPLKPFNDADDLTEKTIECFAALDGYTADCIATMKQMGHLDLMSRKGKAPGGYNYPLDETGVPFIFMNATQSLRDLVTMVHEGGHALHSFLTADLELNVFKHPTSEVAELASMSMELMSMEHWDIFFTDAKDLNRAKREHLESVLQTMPWVATIDLFQHTIYQKPDHTLQEREQMWKESFYPFSNNTTDWSGLENFRLTAWQKQLHLFEVPFYYIEYGMAQLGAIAVWRNYKKDPAKGYERYKKALSLGYKKSIPEVYKAAGIKFDFSKDYIKELMDFVKEELKTLSL encoded by the coding sequence ATGAAAAGAACATATCTTCCTGCTGATTTTAAAGTTACTACCTGGGATGCATTGAAACCGTATTTTGAAGAACTGGTTTCAAGAAACATAGCCTCTTCGAATGAATTATATACCTGGTATCAGGATAGAAGCGAGTTTGAATCTGCTATTTCTGAAGATCTCGGATGGCGCTATATCAAAATGACCTGTGATACGACGAATGAAGAAATTAAAAACGCGTTTAATTTTTTTGTATCTGAATTGCAGCCGGCCATGGCGCCGTATTCAAACCAATTGGATACGAAAGCGCTGGAAGACCCGTTTTTAAAGGAACTGAAGGATAAGGAAGGTTTTGATATCGTAATTAAATTGCTGGAAAAAGATAAAAGCATCTACCGCGATGAAAACATTTCATTGTTTTCTGAAATAGAGCAAACAGCGCATGAATTTGGCACCATTTCCGGAGCAATGACCGTTACGATTGACGGCAAAGAAATAACGATGCAGCAGGCATCCGATTATCTGCTTCAGCTGGACAGAGTGAAAAGGGAAGAAGCCTGGAGAAGAATAAATGAAAGAAGATATCAGGAAAAAGACACGTTAAATAATTTATATACAACCTTGATCGGTTTGCGCCATAAGGTTGCATTAAACGCAGGCTTTAAAAACTTCAGAGACTATATGTTTACTGCTATGGGGCGTTTTGATTACACCCCTGCAGATTGTTATGCATTTCACGATGCAATTAAATCTGAAGTTGTACCGATCTTAAATACCTTAGCGGAAGAACGAAAAAAAGCGTTGAATCTGGATGCCTTAAAACCATGGGACCTGTCAGTAAATTATTTCGGAAATACACCCTTAAAACCATTCAACGATGCAGATGATCTGACTGAAAAAACAATTGAATGTTTTGCAGCATTGGATGGTTACACAGCAGATTGTATCGCAACGATGAAACAAATGGGGCACCTCGATCTGATGTCCCGCAAAGGAAAAGCACCGGGTGGTTACAACTATCCGCTGGATGAAACCGGAGTGCCCTTTATATTCATGAATGCGACACAATCGCTTCGCGATTTAGTAACGATGGTGCATGAAGGCGGGCATGCCCTCCACTCATTTTTAACAGCCGATCTGGAGCTGAATGTCTTTAAACATCCAACTTCTGAAGTTGCCGAACTGGCTTCCATGTCAATGGAACTGATGAGTATGGAGCACTGGGATATTTTCTTCACAGATGCGAAAGATCTTAATAGAGCAAAACGCGAACATCTGGAAAGTGTATTGCAAACCATGCCGTGGGTTGCAACAATTGATCTGTTCCAGCATACGATTTATCAGAAACCAGATCATACACTTCAAGAAAGAGAGCAGATGTGGAAAGAGTCTTTCTATCCTTTTTCTAATAATACAACCGACTGGAGCGGGCTGGAAAATTTCCGTTTAACAGCCTGGCAAAAACAACTTCACTTATTTGAAGTTCCATTCTATTATATTGAATATGGAATGGCTCAATTAGGGGCAATTGCCGTTTGGAGAAACTATAAAAAAGATCCGGCGAAAGGATATGAACGTTACAAAAAAGCACTTTCATTGGGATATAAAAAATCAATCCCGGAAGTGTATAAAGCTGCCGGGATTAAATTTGATTTCAGTAAAGACTACATCAAAGAATTGATGGACTTTGTAAAAGAAGAGTTGAAAACATTAAGCTTATAA